TTGTCGGTCTCCCAGGCCATGAGGATCTCGGGGGTGTTGGTGGTGCCCAGCACGATGGCGCCGGCGGCCTTCAGCCGCTTCACCAGGGACGCGTCTTCAGCTCCTTTGCAGCCGGCGCGCAGCTTGGTCCCCGCTTCGAAGGAAAGCCCGGCAACTTCGATCGAGCTCTTGATGCTGATGGGGACGCCGTGCAGCGGTCCCAATCCACCGCCGCTCGTGACCTGCACTTCGGCGGCGCGCGCTGCCTCGAGAGCGCGCTGCGCGTCGAGGGAGACGAAGGCGTTCAGTTTGGGATTGAGCCGCTCGATCCGCGCCAGATGCGCCTCGACCAGTTCGACGGGAGAGACCTGCTTGCGGCGGACCTGCTCGGCCATCTCCGTGGCGGACAGGCGAGTCAACTCGCTCATTTTGCCGGCTCCAGAGAGACGGCGAAGGCGTCAAGCGAGAGCGACTGGAGCAGGTTGCGCCGCATGCCGCGCTCGACCTCGTTCAGGCCCTGAGCGGCGGCGGCGATCCACGCGAAATCCACGCGCGCGGCCAGGGCGGTCAGCTCCGCAGTCGCGTCGGTGTTGCGGACGAGCTGGGGCGTGCCCGAGCGCAGGAAGAGAAGATCTTCCAAAAGGGAATAGAGAGTGCGCAGGAGCTGCTGGGTTTTCTCCTTGCCCTCGCCGCCACGATAGGTTCCGGTGACGCGGAACAGGGGAGTGTGGTCGTCACCGGCGGCGGCGGAGCGCAGGATGGCGAGCGCGTCCTCGCGGGCACGGGTGTAGGAGGCGAGGTCGAAGCCGAGCGCGCGGCCCACGGCGCCTTCCGCCAGCCGCGCTACCAGGGCGCGCTGTTTGGCGCTCCACTGCGGGCGCTGGGTGGCCAGGTGCGCCTCGAGCTCCGATGCAGGCAGCGGCGCCAGCGCAAGCGTCACGCAGCGCGAGCGGATGGTCGGCAGCAACTCCCCCGGGTTCTCCGTCAGAATGAATAGCGTTGCGTACTCCGGCGGTTCTTCCAGAACCTTCAGCAGGGCGTTGGCGGCTTCCTTCATGAAGGCGGAGGACGGGAAGATGTACACACGCTCGCGGCCCTCGCCGGGGCGGAAGTAGATGGTCTCGATGACGCGGCGCACCTGGCCGACCTTGACCAGGCGCTGCGGTGGGTCAGGAGGGATGATGAGCACGTCGGAATGGGTCTGTACGAAGAGGCGTGTGTCCTTGCGATCGGCCTCGCGCAGGGCTTCGCGGGCCTCGACGGCTTCGGCGAAGCGCGCGTCGAGGTCGTCGGCTTGGGCGATGCGGAGGCAGTTGGCGCAGTGTCCGCAGAAGTCGGGCGCCCCGGAGGGAGGCGCGAGGCAATTCATCGCCTTGGCCAGCATTTGCGCCAGCGTGTACTTGCCGGCGCCGCGCGGACCGGCCAGCAGAACGGCGTGCGGGAAGCGCGCGGCGGCCAGCATCTCCCGCGCCCGGCCCACCGTTTCGCTGTTTCCGTAGAAATCCTGAAAACCCATGGTTCGCCGTGGTCGCTAGGCAGTCTTTGCGGTCCGGAGCAGGCGGGTGCACACCGCCTCGACGATCTCGCTATGCACGGTTTCGACAGGCCGCCGCGCGTCCAGCAGGACCACCCGCTCCGGCTCTCGCTTGGCGATGGCCAGGTAGGCGTTACGCACGCGCTCGAAGAATGCCCGGCTCTCCTGCTCGAAGCGGTTTTCGTCATGAGGACCGGAGGCGGCGGTGTTGCGGCGGTGGGCGCGGGCCACGCTGGCCGAGACTTCGGAATCCATCAGCAGCGT
This is a stretch of genomic DNA from Terriglobales bacterium. It encodes these proteins:
- a CDS encoding DNA polymerase III subunit, which produces MGFQDFYGNSETVGRAREMLAAARFPHAVLLAGPRGAGKYTLAQMLAKAMNCLAPPSGAPDFCGHCANCLRIAQADDLDARFAEAVEAREALREADRKDTRLFVQTHSDVLIIPPDPPQRLVKVGQVRRVIETIYFRPGEGRERVYIFPSSAFMKEAANALLKVLEEPPEYATLFILTENPGELLPTIRSRCVTLALAPLPASELEAHLATQRPQWSAKQRALVARLAEGAVGRALGFDLASYTRAREDALAILRSAAAGDDHTPLFRVTGTYRGGEGKEKTQQLLRTLYSLLEDLLFLRSGTPQLVRNTDATAELTALAARVDFAWIAAAAQGLNEVERGMRRNLLQSLSLDAFAVSLEPAK